Proteins from one Setaria italica strain Yugu1 chromosome V, Setaria_italica_v2.0, whole genome shotgun sequence genomic window:
- the LOC101773383 gene encoding MADS-box transcription factor 51 isoform X1: MPPRGRMELRRIEDRVSRQVRFSKRRAGLLKKAFELSLLCDAEVALIIFSPAGKLHEYASTSIEDTYNRYKQFSGAGKTEDGDRNINNNKDGASSDLQSTLSEIATCRSSKSNADDSDANDLEKLENLLRNALRDTRSRKMQMLAKQNSGASTSGQKCNGTTSEEQGTP; encoded by the exons ATGCCACCTCGCGGCCGCATGGAGCTGCGGCGGATCGAGGACCGGGTGAGCCGGCAGGTGCGCTTCTCCAAGCGCCGCGCGGGGCTACTCAAGAAGGCCTTCGAGCTCTCGCTCCTCTGCGACGCCGAGGTCGCGCTCATCATCTTCTCCCCCGCCGGCAAGCTCCACGAGTACGCCTCCACCAG CATAGAAGATACATATAACCGCTATAAGCAATTTTCTGGAGCCGGAAAAACTGAGGATGGAGATCGAAATATAAACAAT AACAAGGATGGAGCTTCTTCAGATTTGCAGTCGACGCTTAGCGAGATTGCAACCTG CAGGTCTTCCAAGAGCAATGCTGACGATTCAGATGCCAATGACCTAGAGAAGCTGGAAAATCTTCTGAGAAATGCTTTGAGGGATACAAGATCCAGGAAG ATGCAGATGTTGGCGAAACAAAACAGCGGAGCGAGTACCAGTGGCCAGAAATGTAATGGAACTACAAGTGAGGAGCAAGGAACGCCGTGA
- the LOC101773383 gene encoding MADS-box transcription factor 51 isoform X2 produces the protein MPPRGRMELRRIEDRVSRQVRFSKRRAGLLKKAFELSLLCDAEVALIIFSPAGKLHEYASTSIEDTYNRYKQFSGAGKTEDGDRNINNNKDGASSDLQSTLSEIATWSSKSNADDSDANDLEKLENLLRNALRDTRSRKMQMLAKQNSGASTSGQKCNGTTSEEQGTP, from the exons ATGCCACCTCGCGGCCGCATGGAGCTGCGGCGGATCGAGGACCGGGTGAGCCGGCAGGTGCGCTTCTCCAAGCGCCGCGCGGGGCTACTCAAGAAGGCCTTCGAGCTCTCGCTCCTCTGCGACGCCGAGGTCGCGCTCATCATCTTCTCCCCCGCCGGCAAGCTCCACGAGTACGCCTCCACCAG CATAGAAGATACATATAACCGCTATAAGCAATTTTCTGGAGCCGGAAAAACTGAGGATGGAGATCGAAATATAAACAAT AACAAGGATGGAGCTTCTTCAGATTTGCAGTCGACGCTTAGCGAGATTGCAACCTG GTCTTCCAAGAGCAATGCTGACGATTCAGATGCCAATGACCTAGAGAAGCTGGAAAATCTTCTGAGAAATGCTTTGAGGGATACAAGATCCAGGAAG ATGCAGATGTTGGCGAAACAAAACAGCGGAGCGAGTACCAGTGGCCAGAAATGTAATGGAACTACAAGTGAGGAGCAAGGAACGCCGTGA